DNA from Luteolibacter flavescens:
CTGTGCCCTGCCCTCCTCGGACAGCTCGACATCGGTCGAGCCGGCGAAGCGGTCTTCGGCAGTGAGCACGGTCGCGCCGTGGCGGATGAGGAAAATGCGGGTGACGGACATGCGCGTCGAAGGGAAGCGATCAGGCGTCCTTCTTCCAGCCGGAAATCCGTTCACTCAGCCATGCAATTTCCTCGGGGAAGACCGTGTGGTCGTAGCCGCGGAAAATCTGCTTCGTGAGTGCCGTATTCGACCGGGATAGGATCTCCACGCTCTCCTCCACGAGCGGCAGCGGGATATGCGGATCGTGGTCCGCGCAGGCGACCAGCACCGGAGTCTGCTGGAGATCCGCAGGCTGCCGCTCCACACCCGGCGGCCCGATCAAGGAGCTGCTGAGACCCGCGATGAGGCCGTAGCGGCGGGGATTCCGGTGTGCATACTCCAGCGCGAGGCAGCCGCCCTGCGAGAAGCCCGCGATGGCGATGCGCTCCTCCGGGATGCCCGCGGCACGGGCTTCACTGACGAGCTGGTCCACCAGTGCGAGCGCGCTGGAAAGCCACGGCTCATTCTCCTCCAGCGGGACGAAGAAGCGCTGCGGATACCAGGTGAACTGCGTAGCCTGGGGTGCCAGCACCGCGAGGTCGTCCGCAGGCAGGTAGCCCGCGAGACCGGCGATGTCCTCGGCATCCGCCCCGCGGCCATGCAGCAGGATCAGCACGCCGGAGGCATCCGCGAGCGACTTGCCGCGGCGCAAAGTACGGGAAACATCGTGGATGCTCATGACAAGGTGGTGGCGGGGTTCAGGGGTGGCAGGATTTTCTCGATGCGGGCACGCAGGTGCTCGTGCTGCCTTGGCAGCTTGAGGCCGGTGCCCAGCGCATCCGGGTCCTCATCGACCGCGAAGCCGGGATTTTCCGTCGCGATCTCGAAGAGAATGCCACCCTTTTCACGATAGTAGATCGAGTGGAAATAGTCGCGGTCCATCACCGGCGAGACCTGGTAGCCGGACCTCTGCAGCTCGGCCTGCTTCCGCAGCTCCGTCTCGTCGTCCGGCACGCTCCACGCGATGTGGTGGATGGTCCCGGAGCCGCCGAGCCCGCGCGGGCCCGCACTCTGGATGACATCCGCATAGCGCCCCGAGCCACCGAGCCCGGCCTCGAAGCGGGCGCGATCTCCCTCGCGCTTCACGAGGCGGAAGCCCATCTCCATGGAAAGCAGCGCCTCGGTCGGCGTGGCAAAGGCGACCGTCAGCTCTGCCGTGTGCAGCCCGCGCAAGGCGTGCTCCGCCGTGATGCCCGCACCGGTCCAGCCGCTGCGGCTGTCATCGGCCACGGCCACGATCTCGACGGGGATCTGGTCCGGATCGGCGAAAGCAAGCACGTCCTCGCCGAAGCGGGTCTTCCGCTCGACCGCGATGCCGTGCTTCTCCAGCCGCTCCTGCCAGTAGCCGAGCGAGCCCTCCGGCGCGGAGAAAACCAGCGCCGTGGTCTGGCCGCTGCCGACGCGACCGCGCGCATCATGGCCGGGCCAGTAGAAGAAGGTCACGATGCTGCCGGGCGAGCCGTTTTCATCACCATAGTAGAGGTGATAGGCGGAGGGATCGTCGAAGTTGACGGTCTTCTTCACCATGCGCAATCCGAGCAGGCCGGCATAGAAATCGATGTTCCTCTGCGGGTCGCTGGCGATGGCGGTGACGTGGTGGATGCCTGTGATTTCCGGTTTCATGATCGTGGTTCCTTTCAAAAGATGGGGATGAAGATGGAGCGCCGCACGCCCGTGCTGAGCTGCCGGGTGCGATGGCCGCGGCCCTCTGTGTCCTCCAGCAGGAGGACGTCGCCGCCGCCGAACTCGCGGACCTCGCCGTCGCCGGTCTCGATGGAGATGCGGCCGTCTAACAAGATGATCCACTGCCTCCGCGGGGCCGGATGCCAGTCGTAGTCGTAGCTGGCATCCGTCTCGCGGAAGACGATGGCACCGGCAGGCAGGTCGGCGGACAAGCGGCCGATCTGCCCGGCATCCTCCAGCGGGATGGCGATGTCCTCGAAGCGGGTGACCCCGTCGGCATCGGCGTGGATTCGGGTGGCGTTCACGGCATGAGACTATGACGCGGATGGCCATCCGGGAAATGCCACCTGCGAGGGCTGAGCATGATACCGCGACATGCCCAGCCCTCCGTGGAGGCATCCATCAGATCCCGAATCCACCGTCCACGCCGAGCGTGATGCCCGTGGTGAAGCCGGACAGCGGCGAGCAGAGATAGAGCACCGCCTCCGCGATCTCCTCCGGCTTTCCGAAGCGGCCCACGGGATGCAGGCCGGTCATGTAGGCCAGCGCCTGCGGGTCGCTGCGGAAGCCCGCCGTCATGTCCGTCTCGATCACCGCGGGGCACACCGCATTGACGCGCACGCCGGACTTCGCGTTCTCCAGCGCCGCGCTTTTCGTGAGGCCGATGACGGCAGACTTGCTGGCATTGTAGATCGCGGAATTCGGCACGGGTCGTATCCCGAGCACCGAGGCGTTGTTCACGATGACGCCGCCGCCGGACTTCTCGATGGCGGGGATCTGGTGCTTCAGGCACAGCGCCACGCCGCCGACATTGATCGCCAGCGTCCGCTGGATGATGTCCGCCGTCACCCCGGTGATGGGCCCGTGCTCAAGGTGAATGCCGGCATTGTTGAAGGCGAAGTCGAGCCGCCCGAACTTGTCGAGCGTCGTGGCGACGAGGTTCGCAATGTCGGCTTCCTCCGCGATGTCCGTCCGCACGAAGAGGCCCTGCCCGCCCGCCTGTGCGATGAGCCCGACGGACTCCGCGCCCTCGCTTTCACGACGGCCCGCGACGACGACGCTCGCCCCCTGCGCCGCGAAGGCGATGGCCGTCGCGCGCCCGATCCCGGCGGTGCCGCCGGTGACGATGATGACCTTTCCCGCGTGAGTTTTCATCGTTCGTTATGAGCGTGCGAACTCCAGCAGGTCGGCATTGAGCTGATCCTTCGCGGTGTCGCCCAGGCTGTGGCCGCCACCGGGATAGATCTTCAGCTCGGCTACCGGGACCAGCTTCGAGGAAAGCATGGCCGAGGCACCGATGGGCACGATCTGGTCGTCATCGCCGTGGATGATGAGCGTCGGCACGTCGATCTTCTTCAGGTCCTCCGTGAAGTCGGTCTCGGAGAATGCCTTGATGCAGTCGTAGGCGTTCTTGTGCCCGGACATCATGCCCTGCAGCCACCACGACTGGATGAGTCCCTGCGAGACCTTCGCCCCCGGGCGATTGAAGCCGAAGAAAGGACCGCTCGCGACGTCGAGGAAGAACTGCGCGCGATCCGCCAGATACGCCGCGCGGAAGCCGTCGAAGACCTCCATCGGCAGGCCGCCGGGATTCGCATCCGTCTTCAGCATGATGGGCGGCACGGCACCCATCAGCACGGCCTTCTTCACGCGCCTCGTGCCATGGCGGCCGATGTAGCGCGCGACCTCGCCGCCGCCGGTGGAGTGGCCGATCATCACGGCGTCCTTCACATCGAGGTGGTCGAAGAGCTCCGCGAGATCGTCGGCATACTGGTCCATGTGATTGCCTTCCCAGGGCTGGCTGGAGCGCCCGTGGCCGCGGCGGTCATGGGCGATGCAGCGGAAGCCGTGCGACGCGAGGTGGAACATCTGGGCCTCCCACGCATCGGCCGTCAGCGGCCAGCCGTGGCTGAAGGTGACGACCGGGCCGTCCTTCGGACCCCAGTCCTTGTAGTAGATCGTGGTTCCGTCCTTGGTGGTTATGGTGCTCATGGTGTCTTATGGGGTTGGGGATTTTTTTCAGGGAGCGGGCTCGTCGATCAGTTGCTGGATCGCCGCGCCCACGGCGAGATCCTCGACCTGGCCCATCTTGTGCGCGCGGAGCATCCCGGCGCGGTCGATGAGGAGCAGGCTGGGCGTGCCGCGCATTTCATAGCGGCGCATCGTCTGCGGGATGCGGTCGTCGCCGGCGACATCGATGCCCACGGGGACCTTCACGCGGAACTCATGCAGGAAGACCCGCAGCGCCTCCGCATTCATCACCGCGTGATGCTCGAAGACGGTGTGGATCCCGATGACCGCGACATCGCGCGGATCGAAGAACTGGAAAAGCTTCGTCGTCTGCGGCACTCCGTGGAGCACGCAGCCGGGGCACAGCATCTGGAATGCATGCAACACGACCACGCGCCCGCGGAGATCCGCCAACCCGACCGGCCCGTCCGCATTCAGCCACTCCGCCACGCTCCACTCCGGAGCGGGCACGGGCTTGGCGAGCAGGAGCGGATTCGTCATCACCGTGTCTTGTAAGGCAGGCTCAGATCCTTCGAGGCGACGGAGTACACCTCATACACGCCCAGCATCGGCTTCGCCATGCACGAGGTATTCACCTGCATGTAGCAGGTCACGCCGTCGAAGTTGAACTTCGTCTTGTTCCGGATGAAATACGCCGGGACGATGGCGCGGATCGTATTCCCCCGCTCCACGACGGAGTGGCCCGCGGCGTCGAGATACATGGGCATGCCGCAATTCGTCGGCGGCAACACCACGCTCTTGTCCTCCTTCTTGAATTCCTTCACCGACAGCCCGCCGGGCACGCGGTCGTCCTTCGCGAGCAGCGCCCAGTGGGTGTGGTAGATCACCTTGTCATCGTCATACTTGCCATTCGCGTCCTCGTCCCACAGCGGCGTGTCGTCAAAGTCGGGATGCGAGGTGATGGCCAGCGCCACGATGCCCTCGGCATCACCCATGCCCACGTCGGCGGCCTTCAGGCTGGTGGGGAAGACATAGGCAACAACGGGTGCTCCATCGAGCTTGCCCACGGCCTTCGGCACGGTCTTCCCGGCGGGGCCTTCGAGATCCATGCTGAAGACCATCAGGTCCAGGTCGTCCTTGTATTCGACCGAGACGTTCTTGATCTTCAGGCTGGGCGACTTCGCCAGCGCGGGGTCGTTGTTCAGCTTCACCTCGCACGCGCGGAGCGGCACCGGGAGGAGGGAGAGGCCCAGAAGGGCTAGCATCGGGAGGGGATTCGTTTTCATGTCGTTTCGAATGATGTTTCTTCAATGACATCCGAGATACGGCACGCACCGACCCGGACTCATATCATTTTGGAATCTCGCATCAACTCGTGACAAACTTCCTCCGGCATTGTCAGGCGACGCCCGATTTTGCCTCCGCCCACGAGAGCGCGTGCGCGGCGACCTCCTCCCAGCCGGTCTCGGCGATGATGTAGTGGCTGCGGCCGGGGAATTCCTTGAACTCCGTGACCGCACCGGAGCGATACTTGAGGAAGTTCTTCCGGTTCAGCGCGGACGGCATGATGACGTCCTTTTCGCCGCCGATCAGCAGCAGCGGCGCGCGCCTGGAATTGGTGAAGTCGATGGAGGTCGGTGCCTTCCCCATGAAGTTGGCGAGCGCCGCCTGGAAGATCGCCCGGCCGGAAGCAGGGATCGCGACGCTTTCATAAGCCTCGCGCACCTCCGACTCCGACAGCGTGTTCGCAAAGACCTTCCAGAACTGCTCCAGCGTAAAGAGGAAGGTCCCTTTGAAGGTCGCCGGCTTCAGGAAGGCCGGGGTCAGGGCGAGGTAGGTGGAGAGCGGGAGGAGGTACACGCCCTTCGGCGGCACGGAATCGATCGCCACCCCGGCCGCACCATAGCCCCGGTCGATGAGCACCTGCGTGATAACCCCGCCATAGGAGTGCCCCATGATGATGGGCGGCTCCGGCAAGGAGCGGATGATCTCCGCGTAATGGCCGATCACCTCCTCCGCGCCCACGCCATTCAGCGCGGAGGGATCGCGGCGCATGGCGGCGGCATCATCGCCCACGCCCGGCCAGGCCGGTGCGAGCACCTCGTAGCCACGGGATTCATAGTAGTGGCGGAACTTGTCCCAGCAATGCGGCGTGACCCACAGGCCGTGGATCAGCACGATGGTTCGCTTCGCGGGAGATAAGGTGGCAGTGGCGGTCATAAGGGAGGGAAATGACAAAGGCTCATCCCTTCATGGGTCTCCCTCCCCGCCCGTGACGGACTTTTTCGAATGCATCGAAAAGAGCCCGTCACGCATCGCTCCTGCGCCGCATCAGAAGGCAAAGCAATCGCAACCGCTGCCCCACAGCGGGCCGGGCGCGGGTGCGGAGCGTGGACCTGACTTCGGCGACAGGGTGCGGCCGTCCCAATGCGGCGCGCCGTAGCCGCCGAGTGTCGCCACCGGCGACCACTCCGGCAGCACCGGGATGGCCGGTGCATCGTGCTCGCGGAAGGGACCCGCGGCATACACCGGCTTGCCGCCGACGAGCGTGAGCACCGATTGCAGGTCGCGGATCTCTTCCTCAGCGACGGACATGTAGTCGTCGCTCGTCACCACGAGGTCCGCATGCTGGCCGGGGATGATGCGGCCCTTCACATCGTCCTCGCCCGAGAACCACGCGCTGCCGGCGGTGTAGAGCCGCAGCGCTTCCTCACGCGCCATGCGGTTCTCCTCCGGGTAGAGCTCCAGCCCGCCGACCGTGCGGCCGCTGACGAGCCAGTAGAGCGAGTTGAAGGGATTGTAGTTCGCCACGCGCGTCGCGTCCGTGCCCGCCCCGACCGGGATGCCCATCTCGAGCATCCGTCTAACAGGTGGCGTGCGCTCCGCGGCCTTCGCACCATAGCGGTCCACGAAGTATTCCCCCTGGAATGCCATGCGGTGCTGGATGGCGATGCCGCCGCCCAGCGCCTTCACCCGCTCCAGATTCCGGTCGCTGATCGTCTCGCAGTGGTCGAGGAACCAGCGGAGATCGTGCAGCGGCACCTCGCGATTCACCCGCTCGAAGACATCGAGGAAACGCGAGATGCTCTCGTCGTAGGTCGCGTGCAGCCGGAAGGGCCAGCGGTTCGAAGCGAGCGACGTCACGACGACTTCCAGCTCCTCTTCCAGCGATGGCGCGAGATCGGGCCGCGGCTCCAGGAAGTCCTCGAAGTCCGCGGCGGAGAAGACGAGCATTTCACCCGCGCCATTCATGCGGAAGAAGGCATCGCCATCACCGGGCTTCGTCATCTTCATCCAGCGGGCGAAGTCGTCCTTCTCCTCCTTCGGCTTTTGCGTGAAGAGATTGTAGGCGATGCGAACGGTGAGCTGCTCGCGATCATGCAGGTGGCGGATGATCTCGTAGTCCTCGGGGTAGTTCTGGAATCCGCCGCCGGCATCGATGCAACTGGTCACGCCGAGGCGATTCAGCTCGCGCATGAAGTGGCGGGTGGAGTTAAGCTGGTGCTCGGGTGGTAGCTTCGGGCCCTTCGCCAGCGTGGCGTAGAGGATCATCGCATTTGGCCGGGCGATGAGCAGGCCGGTGGGATTGCCATGCTTGTCGCGCTGGATTTCCCCGCCCGGAGGATTCGGCGTGTCCTTCGTGTACCCGCAGGCGCGCAGCGCGGCCTGATTGAGCAGGGCGCGGCAGTAGAGATGGAGGATGA
Protein-coding regions in this window:
- a CDS encoding alpha/beta hydrolase, which gives rise to MSIHDVSRTLRRGKSLADASGVLILLHGRGADAEDIAGLAGYLPADDLAVLAPQATQFTWYPQRFFVPLEENEPWLSSALALVDQLVSEARAAGIPEERIAIAGFSQGGCLALEYAHRNPRRYGLIAGLSSSLIGPPGVERQPADLQQTPVLVACADHDPHIPLPLVEESVEILSRSNTALTKQIFRGYDHTVFPEEIAWLSERISGWKKDA
- a CDS encoding ring-cleaving dioxygenase yields the protein MKPEITGIHHVTAIASDPQRNIDFYAGLLGLRMVKKTVNFDDPSAYHLYYGDENGSPGSIVTFFYWPGHDARGRVGSGQTTALVFSAPEGSLGYWQERLEKHGIAVERKTRFGEDVLAFADPDQIPVEIVAVADDSRSGWTGAGITAEHALRGLHTAELTVAFATPTEALLSMEMGFRLVKREGDRARFEAGLGGSGRYADVIQSAGPRGLGGSGTIHHIAWSVPDDETELRKQAELQRSGYQVSPVMDRDYFHSIYYREKGGILFEIATENPGFAVDEDPDALGTGLKLPRQHEHLRARIEKILPPLNPATTLS
- a CDS encoding glucose 1-dehydrogenase produces the protein MKTHAGKVIIVTGGTAGIGRATAIAFAAQGASVVVAGRRESEGAESVGLIAQAGGQGLFVRTDIAEEADIANLVATTLDKFGRLDFAFNNAGIHLEHGPITGVTADIIQRTLAINVGGVALCLKHQIPAIEKSGGGVIVNNASVLGIRPVPNSAIYNASKSAVIGLTKSAALENAKSGVRVNAVCPAVIETDMTAGFRSDPQALAYMTGLHPVGRFGKPEEIAEAVLYLCSPLSGFTTGITLGVDGGFGI
- a CDS encoding alpha/beta fold hydrolase, which translates into the protein MSTITTKDGTTIYYKDWGPKDGPVVTFSHGWPLTADAWEAQMFHLASHGFRCIAHDRRGHGRSSQPWEGNHMDQYADDLAELFDHLDVKDAVMIGHSTGGGEVARYIGRHGTRRVKKAVLMGAVPPIMLKTDANPGGLPMEVFDGFRAAYLADRAQFFLDVASGPFFGFNRPGAKVSQGLIQSWWLQGMMSGHKNAYDCIKAFSETDFTEDLKKIDVPTLIIHGDDDQIVPIGASAMLSSKLVPVAELKIYPGGGHSLGDTAKDQLNADLLEFARS
- a CDS encoding peroxiredoxin family protein; amino-acid sequence: MTNPLLLAKPVPAPEWSVAEWLNADGPVGLADLRGRVVVLHAFQMLCPGCVLHGVPQTTKLFQFFDPRDVAVIGIHTVFEHHAVMNAEALRVFLHEFRVKVPVGIDVAGDDRIPQTMRRYEMRGTPSLLLIDRAGMLRAHKMGQVEDLAVGAAIQQLIDEPAP
- a CDS encoding alpha/beta hydrolase, giving the protein MTATATLSPAKRTIVLIHGLWVTPHCWDKFRHYYESRGYEVLAPAWPGVGDDAAAMRRDPSALNGVGAEEVIGHYAEIIRSLPEPPIIMGHSYGGVITQVLIDRGYGAAGVAIDSVPPKGVYLLPLSTYLALTPAFLKPATFKGTFLFTLEQFWKVFANTLSESEVREAYESVAIPASGRAIFQAALANFMGKAPTSIDFTNSRRAPLLLIGGEKDVIMPSALNRKNFLKYRSGAVTEFKEFPGRSHYIIAETGWEEVAAHALSWAEAKSGVA
- a CDS encoding amidohydrolase, whose protein sequence is MNIPDLILKNGRVTTLDPAKPEAKHVAIKDGRILATSDEEIQPGPQTKVIDLQGHRVIPGLNDSHLHLIRGGLNYNLELRWDGIPSLAEAMRMLKIQAAATPTGQWVRVVGSWSEFQFVEQRMPTLDELNAAAPDTPVFILHLYCRALLNQAALRACGYTKDTPNPPGGEIQRDKHGNPTGLLIARPNAMILYATLAKGPKLPPEHQLNSTRHFMRELNRLGVTSCIDAGGGFQNYPEDYEIIRHLHDREQLTVRIAYNLFTQKPKEEKDDFARWMKMTKPGDGDAFFRMNGAGEMLVFSAADFEDFLEPRPDLAPSLEEELEVVVTSLASNRWPFRLHATYDESISRFLDVFERVNREVPLHDLRWFLDHCETISDRNLERVKALGGGIAIQHRMAFQGEYFVDRYGAKAAERTPPVRRMLEMGIPVGAGTDATRVANYNPFNSLYWLVSGRTVGGLELYPEENRMAREEALRLYTAGSAWFSGEDDVKGRIIPGQHADLVVTSDDYMSVAEEEIRDLQSVLTLVGGKPVYAAGPFREHDAPAIPVLPEWSPVATLGGYGAPHWDGRTLSPKSGPRSAPAPGPLWGSGCDCFAF